A genomic segment from Gavia stellata isolate bGavSte3 chromosome 6, bGavSte3.hap2, whole genome shotgun sequence encodes:
- the MTPAP gene encoding poly(A) RNA polymerase, mitochondrial has protein sequence MAHRAGGRALSLLRGRLRLPGPAAAGCAGRGQARLGSSGAAVQRAPQAAGAEEAGEDAEVNIRKKTFTEVQTERSEQAERTILIKCPPKLNEKKLLQYLSSHGKINSHFFFENRGIHALIEFSEKDSITSLQDAIGIPSAAEHHVVPFKSRLFTFMLKNPVSQAAEETPVHLSPQSHIPVKELIQKLCHAENLSSQMYILLNEYQLTEENIKLRFLACSLVRDFARAYFPDSTVKPFGSSVNTFGKLGCDVDMFLDFHDIQKHATKMKKGPFEMEYQMKRLPSERLATQKILSVIGDCLDNFGPGCVSIQKILNARCPLVKFSHQPTGFQCDLSVSNSIAIKSSELLYIYGCLDSRVRALVFTVRCWARVHGLTNSVPGTWITNFSLTMMIMFFLQKRSPPIIPTLDELKNLADENDKHVIGGYDCSFVSDLSKIKPTKNTETLDVLLGDFFEYFGNFDFRRNSINLRKGKEVNKPESSPLYIWNPFEQDLNISKNVNQPQLEKFVAMARESAWILQKEDKTQRVINKEPWGLAALLIPFGKSNPSKVKNRMKGIGSETIRSLLDSLKLNNANSLQKAVGK, from the exons ATGGCGCaccgcgcgggcgggcgggcgctgTCCCTGCTGCGGGGCCGCCTGCGcctccccggcccggcggctGCCGGCTGCGCGGGCCGCGGGCAGGCCCGCCTCGGCTCCTCCGGCGCCGCGGTGCAGAGGGCGCCGCAGGCAGCTGGCGCCGAGGAGGCGGGTGAAG ATGCTGAAGTCAATATCAGAAAGAAGACATTCACTGAGGTTCAAACAGAACGATCGGAGCAAGCAGAACGGACTATTTTAATTAAGTGCCCGCCaaaacttaatgaaaaaaaattattgcagtATTTATCCAGTCATGGAAAGATTAACAGTCACTTCTTTTTTGAAAATCGT GGTATCCATGCTTTAATagaattttctgaaaaggaCAGTATAACCTCATTACAGGATGCTATTGGAATCCCAAGTGCTGCAGAGCATCACGTTGTCCCATTTAAATCTAGACTTTTTACTTTCATGCTGAAAAACCCAGTGAGTCAAGCTGCTGAAGAGACACCAGTTCACCTCTCTCCTCAGTCTCACATTCCAGTGAAAGAGCTTATTCAAAAGCTTTGTCATGCTGAGAAT TTAAGCAGTCAGATGTACATTCTACTGAACGAGTATCagcttacagaagaaaatatcaaGCTCCGATTTCTGGCCTGTTCTCTGGTTCGGGATTTCGCACGTGCATATTTTCCAGACAGCACGGTAAAGCCATTTGGCTCTTCAGTCAACACCTTTGGCAAATTGGGATGTGATGTGGACATGTTTCTGGACTTCCATGATATACAAAAGCATGCTACAAAAATG AAAAAAGGTCCCTTTGAAATGGAATATCAGATGAAAAGATTACCGTCTGAAAGATTAGCAACTCagaaaattctttctgtgattgGTGATTGCCTTGATAATTTTGGTCCTGGATGTGTGAGCATACAGAAGATACTCAATGCTCGCTGCCCACTGGTGAAATTTTCCCATCAACCAACAGGATTCCAGTGTGATCTGTCAGTGAGCAACAG caTTGCTATAAAAAGTTCAGAACTCTTGTATATCTATGGCTGTCTTGATTCCCGTGTAAGAGCGCTAGTGTTCACTGTACGATGTTGGGCCCGTGTTCATGGACTTACAAATAGTGTTCCTGGTACCTGGATTACAAACTTCTCTCTAACCATGATGATCatgttttttctgcaaaagagGTCACCACCTATCATTCCAACACTAGACGAACTTAAAAACCTGGCAG atgaaAATGACAAGCACGTAATTGGAGGATATGATTGCTCATTTGTTAGTGATTTAAGCAAGATTAAACctacaaaaaatacagaaacacttG ATGTATTGTTGGGTGActtttttgaatattttggAAACTTTGATTTCAGAAGGAATTCCATAAATCTTCGAAAG GGAAAGGAAGTAAATAAACCTGAGTCGTCTCCTCTTTATATCTGGAATCCCTTTGAACAAGACCTTAATATCAGCAAGAATGTTAATCAGCCACAGCTGGAGAAATTTGTAGCTATGGCCAGAGAAAGTGCCTGGATTTTACAGAAGGAAGATAAAACTCAGCGAGTGATCAATAAAGAGCCTTGGGGACTGGCAGCCCTACTGATACCATTTGGAAAAAGTAATCCCA